TTCACCGATCCTAACCACGTCGTACATACTCGCACCGATCATTCCCTTTGCGACGACCAGAGGACCGGATATTCTTTCGATACTTCCCTTTATGACCTTATCCGTGGCCACTATGAATCGCCTCCAGACTTAACTATTTTTCAGCAAAAATATCCATACCTACGGCGCGTTCCACGTTTTTGCGGATCGCAGAGAGTCCGACGTTGAGGGATCCCTTTATGCCTGGTATAGGTATTATGCTGGCAGAGTGCTCTTGGTTGAGCTCCGATATAAGTTCCTGATGTTCCAGAAAAAGAGCCTCTTCAACAAAGACCACGGCATAATCCTCTCTGGCCAATCTCTCCAGAATAGACTTCGCCTCTAAGAGGTCACCGGTTACAGGGAACGGTCTTACTCCTACCGCCTGAAAGGGAAGTACCGTATCGTAATGTCCTACAGCTGCCATAGGAC
The uncultured Dethiosulfovibrio sp. genome window above contains:
- a CDS encoding V-type ATP synthase subunit F: MSDSSSRPMAAVGHYDTVLPFQAVGVRPFPVTGDLLEAKSILERLAREDYAVVFVEEALFLEHQELISELNQEHSASIIPIPGIKGSLNVGLSAIRKNVERAVGMDIFAEK